One genomic window of Polyangium aurulentum includes the following:
- a CDS encoding rhomboid family intramembrane serine protease: protein MTRVPPLSRFHAYPVTAGVGLLSLGVAVLERYRSIGPLRMDVRAFEREPWRLVTSALPHRGPLHLVFALSCLWVLGAPLEERIGSLRLLFFVLLCAAASTAAEYALFGPSMGLTGVLFGLFGLSWVLGRRDARMRGALSSLGVQLGMGIFALFVALTASGVWRAPNVAHAVGLVGGALAGVAMADRGKWLRPSFFARAARVLSWVACLGLVAASGLVAWKLRARVNLAPDGGMDSAHLGARALDEGRYDEAIARYRAATTVSPKSALFWYSLGVALAGSGDHAAAEGAFARAVTLAPDEPTYLTGLVSSKRHLGYQASQRGDAIEAIRFYQEALGLGGDEVDTLRALAIELRRLGRREEAAGAFKRARAIERAAGDTGGNR, encoded by the coding sequence GTGACGCGCGTGCCACCGTTATCGCGTTTCCACGCGTACCCGGTGACCGCGGGGGTCGGGCTTCTATCGCTCGGCGTCGCGGTGCTCGAGCGATATCGCTCGATCGGGCCCTTGCGGATGGACGTCCGCGCCTTCGAGCGCGAGCCGTGGCGGCTCGTGACCTCGGCGCTGCCGCACCGGGGCCCCTTGCACCTCGTCTTTGCGCTCTCGTGCCTGTGGGTGCTCGGCGCGCCGCTCGAGGAGCGGATCGGATCGCTGCGACTTCTGTTTTTCGTGCTCCTGTGCGCTGCGGCCTCGACGGCGGCGGAGTATGCGCTGTTCGGGCCGAGCATGGGATTGACCGGGGTGCTCTTCGGTCTCTTCGGGCTTTCATGGGTGCTCGGCCGGCGGGACGCGCGGATGCGTGGCGCTCTGAGCTCGCTCGGGGTGCAGCTCGGGATGGGCATCTTCGCGCTCTTCGTGGCGCTGACGGCGTCGGGCGTGTGGCGTGCGCCGAACGTGGCGCATGCGGTGGGCCTCGTGGGCGGGGCTCTGGCGGGGGTCGCGATGGCCGATCGCGGCAAGTGGCTGCGCCCCTCGTTTTTCGCCCGGGCGGCGCGCGTGCTGTCGTGGGTCGCGTGTCTGGGGCTCGTCGCGGCGAGCGGCCTTGTCGCGTGGAAGCTCCGGGCGCGGGTGAACCTCGCGCCGGACGGTGGGATGGACAGCGCGCATCTCGGCGCGCGGGCGCTCGACGAGGGCCGTTACGACGAGGCGATCGCGCGTTATCGGGCGGCGACGACCGTGAGCCCGAAGAGCGCGCTGTTCTGGTACAGCCTAGGCGTCGCGCTCGCGGGGAGCGGTGATCACGCGGCGGCGGAGGGCGCCTTTGCGCGTGCCGTCACCCTCGCGCCCGACGAGCCGACGTACCTGACCGGCCTCGTGTCGAGCAAGCGGCACCTCGGCTATCAGGCGAGCCAGCGTGGGGACGCGATCGAGGCGATCCGGTTTTACCAGGAGGCGCTGGGGCTCGGGGGCGACGAGGTGGACACGCTGCGTGCGCTCGCCATCGAGCTGCGGCGGCTCGGGCGGCGTGAGGAGGCGGCGGGGGCTTTCAAGCGCGCGCGGGCGATCGAGCGCGCGGCGGGGGATACGGGCGGCAATCGCTAG